In Ilumatobacter fluminis, the following proteins share a genomic window:
- a CDS encoding GNAT family N-acetyltransferase, whose product MAAPLTPVTLTGSRVRLEPLSTDHVADLAEAASADRSTFGLTWVPDGLDATDDYVASLLADHAAGLVLPFAQIDQHTGRAVGCTRYLDLRWWRGRDVPDEVEIGGTWLARSAQGTGINTEAKYLLLRHAFEVYDAWRVQIVTDARNARSRGGIESIGATFEGILRNHRIVADTPSPSPRQAAVYSVIRDEWPDVRTHLQTKMGVQP is encoded by the coding sequence ATGGCGGCACCCCTCACGCCCGTCACCCTCACCGGGTCACGGGTTCGTCTCGAACCGTTGTCGACCGATCACGTCGCCGACCTCGCCGAGGCGGCCTCCGCCGACCGGTCGACCTTCGGACTCACGTGGGTTCCCGACGGGCTCGACGCGACCGACGACTACGTGGCATCGCTGCTGGCCGACCACGCGGCAGGGCTCGTGCTGCCGTTCGCCCAGATCGATCAGCACACCGGCCGCGCCGTCGGCTGCACCCGCTACCTCGACCTGCGGTGGTGGCGCGGCCGCGACGTACCCGACGAGGTCGAGATCGGCGGTACCTGGCTCGCCCGGTCGGCGCAGGGCACCGGCATCAACACCGAGGCCAAGTACCTCCTGCTGCGGCACGCGTTCGAGGTGTACGACGCGTGGCGTGTGCAGATCGTGACCGATGCCCGCAACGCCCGGAGCCGGGGTGGCATCGAGTCGATCGGAGCGACGTTCGAAGGCATCCTGCGCAACCACCGGATCGTCGCCGACACGCCGAGCCCGTCGCCGCGCCAAGCTGCGGTGTACTCGGTGATTCGTGACGAATGGCCCGATGTGCGAACGCACCTGCAGACCAAGATGGGGGTGCAACCATGA
- a CDS encoding NAD(P)H-dependent oxidoreductase gives MKALIVIAHPKHDSFCHAAAAAAERGLRSAGHDAVTIDLYAEGFRAAMSVDERIAYDTDDPILDPQVERHVDLLRASELLVFVYPTWWSGLPAILKGWLERTMVPGVGFTFDERTGKVRPGLQHVRRIVGVSTWGSPRHYAILMNDNGRRVLSRALRMSCGWRARPSWLALYGIDTSSDADRAAFLDKVETKVGSW, from the coding sequence ATGAAGGCCCTGATCGTCATCGCCCACCCGAAGCACGACAGCTTCTGTCACGCCGCCGCAGCGGCGGCCGAGCGCGGCTTGCGGTCGGCCGGACACGACGCCGTCACCATCGATCTGTACGCCGAGGGGTTCCGGGCGGCGATGTCGGTCGACGAGCGCATCGCCTACGACACCGACGACCCGATCCTCGACCCGCAGGTCGAGCGACACGTCGACCTGCTCCGGGCGTCGGAACTACTCGTGTTCGTCTACCCGACGTGGTGGAGCGGTCTCCCGGCGATCCTGAAGGGCTGGCTCGAACGCACGATGGTGCCCGGCGTCGGGTTCACGTTCGACGAGCGGACCGGGAAGGTGCGTCCCGGATTGCAGCACGTGCGACGGATCGTCGGCGTGAGCACCTGGGGGTCACCACGCCACTACGCGATACTGATGAACGACAACGGGCGACGCGTACTGTCGCGCGCGCTGCGGATGTCGTGCGGTTGGCGAGCGCGTCCGAGCTGGCTCGCTCTGTACGGCATCGACACGTCGTCCGACGCCGACCGGGCCGCGTTCCTCGACAAGGTCGAGACGAAGGTGGGGTCGTGGTGA
- a CDS encoding NAD(P)H-dependent oxidoreductase, with translation MRTLVVYCHPNPDSFGAAMRDRTLAGLRKAGHDVRLTDLYADGFEPELTVDEIERHHEPGVAPGLESYADDLRWAEAIVFVYPTWWSGQPAMLKGWMDRVWASGVAWELPEGSNVVRPLLRDIRRLMIVTSHGSSKWINVLEGESGKRTIIRSLRAMCSRRVRTKWVALYGIDTCGPVKRADFLDRVEIAASKLR, from the coding sequence ATGCGCACCCTGGTCGTCTACTGCCATCCGAATCCCGACTCGTTCGGGGCAGCGATGCGTGACCGCACCCTCGCCGGCCTCCGCAAGGCCGGCCACGACGTGCGACTGACCGATCTGTACGCCGACGGGTTCGAGCCCGAGCTCACCGTCGACGAGATCGAACGCCATCATGAGCCGGGTGTCGCTCCCGGCCTCGAGTCGTACGCCGACGACCTGCGCTGGGCGGAGGCGATCGTGTTCGTCTATCCCACGTGGTGGAGCGGCCAGCCGGCGATGCTGAAGGGCTGGATGGACCGCGTCTGGGCATCCGGTGTGGCATGGGAACTCCCCGAGGGCTCCAACGTGGTCCGACCGCTGCTGCGCGACATCCGACGCCTGATGATCGTTACGAGCCACGGCAGCTCGAAGTGGATCAACGTCCTCGAAGGCGAGTCCGGGAAGCGGACGATCATCCGGTCGCTGCGGGCGATGTGCAGCCGACGTGTGCGCACCAAGTGGGTGGCGCTCTACGGCATCGACACGTGCGGCCCCGTCAAGCGGGCCGACTTCCTCGACCGCGTCGAGATCGCCGCCTCCAAGCTGCGCTGA
- a CDS encoding MalY/PatB family protein has protein sequence MANNDPFGLRSLDVEALRRRRGAKWMAHPAPFAAWVADMDFEVAPPIAEALHEVIDRHELGYPNWGGPYALSPAAKLFPARMAQRYGWDLDPDRVHDLIDVIQGVRAAIHHRSEPGDGVVLHLPAYHPFLDSIEPASRRLIGIGRTEDGFDYDDLEERLRHDSRARIWILCHPHNPLGHVFDLPELERIADIALRHGITVVSDEIHADLTMPGTTHIPFASLASEVAAHTITVTSASKAFNLAGLRWAVVHAGDRTFHDALDALPGHYLGAPNLMAVTAATAAWTRGDDWLGAVVGVIDENRTSLVDLLAEHLPEVRYRPPAATYLAWLDVSALDLGDDPAAVFRERGVELSAGHQFGRGGEGHVRMNLATSPSVLAEMVAAMAG, from the coding sequence ATGGCGAACAACGACCCGTTCGGGCTGCGATCGCTCGACGTCGAGGCGCTCCGTCGACGACGCGGTGCCAAGTGGATGGCACACCCGGCCCCGTTCGCGGCTTGGGTCGCCGACATGGACTTCGAGGTGGCGCCACCGATCGCCGAGGCGCTGCACGAGGTGATCGATCGCCACGAACTCGGCTACCCGAACTGGGGTGGCCCGTACGCTCTTTCTCCGGCAGCGAAGCTGTTCCCGGCCCGGATGGCGCAGCGGTACGGCTGGGATCTCGACCCCGACCGGGTGCACGACCTGATCGACGTGATCCAGGGGGTGCGAGCGGCGATCCACCACCGGAGCGAACCGGGCGACGGTGTCGTGCTCCATCTGCCGGCATACCACCCGTTCCTCGACTCGATCGAACCAGCGAGTCGGCGCCTGATCGGCATCGGCCGCACCGAAGACGGCTTCGACTACGACGACCTCGAGGAACGGCTCCGACACGACTCACGTGCCCGGATCTGGATCCTGTGCCATCCGCACAACCCGCTCGGCCACGTCTTCGACCTGCCCGAGCTCGAACGGATCGCCGACATCGCGCTGCGCCACGGCATCACCGTCGTGTCCGACGAGATCCATGCCGACCTGACGATGCCGGGCACCACGCACATCCCGTTCGCCTCGCTGGCGTCGGAGGTGGCGGCGCACACGATCACCGTGACGTCGGCGTCGAAGGCGTTCAACCTCGCCGGGCTCCGGTGGGCGGTCGTCCACGCCGGCGACCGGACGTTCCACGACGCACTCGACGCCCTACCGGGGCACTATCTCGGCGCACCGAACCTGATGGCCGTGACGGCGGCGACGGCTGCCTGGACCCGTGGCGACGACTGGCTCGGCGCCGTCGTCGGCGTCATCGACGAGAACCGCACCTCGCTCGTCGACCTGCTCGCCGAACACCTGCCCGAGGTGCGATATCGGCCGCCCGCAGCCACGTACCTCGCCTGGCTCGACGTGTCGGCGCTCGACCTCGGCGACGACCCGGCCGCCGTGTTCCGAGAACGGGGCGTCGAACTCAGCGCCGGCCACCAGTTCGGCCGTGGGGGAGAGGGCCACGTCCGAATGAACCTCGCCACCAGCCCGAGCGTGCTCGCCGAGATGGTCGCGGCCATGGCGGGCTGA